A part of Chlamydiales bacterium STE3 genomic DNA contains:
- a CDS encoding Uncharacterized protein (Product derived from UniProtKB/Trembl:F8KYJ9): MASSDAATVTPAADAAYIFEGMGVFPQVELSPERSVFLTIDVSNGQVTDIKLDDRSRVMKSRNYPVNGTFQNSQNFNIQQIYPIASQGGRLIKLQSQPMPNRYSHVGWGDYLEKAHYIKGMGPIVLGIRSSSESLQKIEQSSAQLIYEGDLKTDSGSLGKVTINIDLPSHQFSGALALQDNGTFEIQGDFEKLEERINGNIKESEKAIGQISLLLYGNSNPEMGGIFRLEDKTLGKVQGIIALKKME; this comes from the coding sequence ATGGCGAGTAGTGATGCAGCAACAGTCACTCCTGCCGCAGACGCGGCCTATATTTTTGAAGGAATGGGAGTATTTCCTCAAGTCGAATTATCTCCGGAAAGATCCGTTTTTTTAACCATCGATGTTAGTAATGGCCAAGTCACAGATATCAAGTTAGATGATCGCTCAAGAGTGATGAAATCGCGCAACTATCCTGTAAACGGCACTTTTCAAAATAGCCAAAATTTTAATATTCAACAGATTTATCCTATTGCTAGCCAGGGTGGTAGACTTATAAAGCTTCAATCTCAACCGATGCCTAATCGCTATTCTCATGTGGGGTGGGGGGATTATTTAGAAAAAGCTCATTATATTAAGGGCATGGGGCCTATTGTGCTAGGCATTAGAAGTTCTTCCGAAAGTTTACAAAAAATTGAGCAAAGCAGTGCCCAGCTCATCTATGAAGGGGACCTAAAAACCGATTCAGGTTCTTTAGGAAAAGTTACGATTAACATCGACCTCCCCTCGCACCAATTTTCAGGTGCACTTGCTTTACAAGATAATGGGACTTTCGAAATTCAAGGAGATTTTGAGAAGCTAGAAGAAAGGATTAACGGTAATATTAAAGAATCAGAGAAGGCAATAGGACAAATCAGTCTCCTATTGTATGGTAACTCAAATCCAGAAATGGGGGGCATCTTTCGCCTAGAAGATAAAACCCTTGGCAAGGTACAAGGCATTATAGCATTAAAGAAAATGGAGTGA
- a CDS encoding putative biopolymer transport protein exbD (Product derived from UniProtKB/Trembl:Q6MAX7;Gene name derived from UniProtKB/Trembl:Q6MAX7) — MKFRANLKTSTSLIDLTPLVDVIFLMLIFFMVTSDILPLKSLNIDNPALPADAQPLTTQILVVMDAQNVIFVGSKKAIVEMSSLRESVQKEMQKIQKHYPGSAPTIVLSVDRQVEYGVFLRLFNELQGLTNRLRLVFKSDYST, encoded by the coding sequence ATGAAATTTAGAGCAAATTTAAAGACAAGTACGTCACTAATTGACTTGACACCTCTTGTTGATGTTATTTTTCTCATGTTAATTTTCTTTATGGTCACGTCAGATATTTTGCCCTTGAAATCCCTTAATATCGATAATCCCGCTCTCCCCGCCGATGCTCAGCCACTAACAACCCAAATTCTTGTTGTGATGGATGCGCAGAACGTAATTTTTGTAGGTTCAAAAAAAGCAATTGTCGAAATGAGCTCTTTAAGAGAATCTGTACAAAAAGAAATGCAGAAAATTCAGAAACATTATCCGGGATCTGCACCCACTATTGTCTTAAGTGTTGATCGGCAAGTTGAGTATGGTGTTTTCCTAAGATTGTTTAATGAACTTCAAGGGCTAACTAATCGCTTGAGGCTAGTGTTTAAATCGGATTATTCTACTTGA
- a CDS encoding hypothetical protein (Product derived from UniProtKB/Trembl:Q6MAX5) gives MFEVTATHAAIFYLGSTLLVIFGFWIYQHLLSRKKAILSNPEELFVCEYCHFAYLNAANKKVNRCPQCKSFNKDNRYQP, from the coding sequence GTGTTTGAAGTTACAGCTACCCACGCGGCTATCTTCTATTTAGGTAGTACCTTACTCGTGATCTTTGGATTTTGGATCTATCAACACCTGCTATCCCGCAAGAAAGCTATTTTAAGTAATCCTGAAGAGCTTTTCGTTTGCGAATACTGTCATTTTGCTTACCTTAACGCAGCTAACAAAAAAGTCAATCGCTGCCCTCAGTGCAAATCGTTTAATAAAGATAACCGCTATCAGCCTTGA